In one window of Tubulanus polymorphus chromosome 3, tnTubPoly1.2, whole genome shotgun sequence DNA:
- the LOC141901484 gene encoding uncharacterized protein LOC141901484 codes for MDNSTDVLIGHPGPVFVTIHTIAVSCLSISIIVSTTVIAVLFTEQPACNLRKKQRVERFVIYLQFCDLLFNISHLSDHIYIFAARAYPPKTLCLVFAFFLQQFVVGTPLMTMTIALNTFLMVVMDKKLSFGVYDWRLWLVPMGLPFIMGIIGVSVPYYGPSGSWCFIRMDPKWKALNSVHSIIMILVFFGNCILYLITWIRIKQVTNRLGMYNTADMVHKKRKLYHSAYSMTVFVSAYVLQYTAFVVNSIWALVSIPTPLMIMATVFFTNLGGPFNCVAYTVFRRYTTQSTPKSPPPTPENTIASTV; via the exons ATGGATAATTCAACGGATGTGCTTATTGGTCACCCCGGGCCGGTATTTGTCACAATTCATACGATCGCTGTATCGTGTCTCAGTATCAGCATTATAGTTAGCACGACGGTGATTGCCGTTCTTTTCACCGAGCAGCCTGCTTGTAATTTACGTAAAAAACAACGAGTCGAACGGTTTGTTATATATCTACAATTTTGTGACTTGCTCTTCAACATAAGCCACTTATCGGATCATATATACATTTTCGCAGCGCGGGCCTATCCTCCAAAGACACTATGCTTGGTATTCGCGTTCTTTCTGCAGCAATTTGTTGTCGGAACTCCTCTAATGACGATGACGATTGCGTTGAATACTTTTCTTATGGTTGTCATGGATAAAAAGTTGAGTTTCGGCGTGTATGACTGGCGTTTGTGGTTGGTGCCTATGGGTTTACCTTTCATCATGGGAATAATAGGTGTTTCGGTGCCTTATTATGGACCAAGCGGATCATG GTGCTTCATCCGTATGGATCCCAAGTGGAAAGCTCTAAATTCGGTGCATTCAATCATCATGATCCTGGTATTTTTCGGAAACTGTATCTTATATCTTATCACGTGGATACGCATAAAACAAGTTACAAATCGTTTGGGCATGTACAACACCGCCGACATGGTGCATAAAAAACGTAAACTTTACCATTCCGCTTATTCGATGACAGTTTTCGTGTCGGCTTACGTTCTGCAGTACACCGCTTTCGTCGTTAACTCGATATGGGCCTTGGTTTCTATACCGACTCCATTAATGATTATGGCGACGGTCTTTTTCACGAATCTCGGAGGTCCTTTCAATTGTGTGGCCTATACAGTTTTTCGAAGATACACAACGCAGTCTACTCCAAAGAGTCCACCACCCACTCCGGAAAATACAATTGCATCAACGGTATAA